One stretch of Tenrec ecaudatus isolate mTenEca1 chromosome 18, mTenEca1.hap1, whole genome shotgun sequence DNA includes these proteins:
- the LOC142432466 gene encoding sialic acid-binding Ig-like lectin 6, which translates to MLGTLLLLLLPPLLWRGTLTQIWRPQLEIQDSVILQEGLCVLVLCKISPPWPRYLSVPNLFWFRKEAPGKHNPPVATNQEGVKLRKGAQGRFLLLGEPWNNCSLIIRDANVADSGTYVFHIETYYRKHTFEDKLLSVKVTALSQLPSIQIPEILESGNPRNLFCTVAWACEQGTPPIFSWNSAALTSVGPRTHLSSVLTISPRPQDHSTNLTCQVTFPAVDVTITRTVQLNVSYAPRNMAITIFQGSSPALKTLENASSLTVLEGQYLRLHCVVDSNPPARLSWFRGFPSANTSPISTGYAELSQVVTGEGSVFTCEAQNHLGSQQVFLNVSIYWEPAHRLGLGAVGGAGVTALLGLCIFLVIRVKAQREKAVRTLEGVHDVNLDMPSGSYGHQHPFATNIASDRPAPAVADRLSTEEEALHYASINFDRLKRKDREETDYTEIRAPK; encoded by the exons ATGCTGGggacactgctgctgctgctgctgccgcctctGCTGTGGAGAG GGACCCTGACTCAGATTTGGAGACCTCAGCTGGAAATACAGGATTCTGTGATCCTGCAGGAGGGTCTGTGTGTCCTCGTGTTGTGCAAAATTTCCCCTCCCTGGCCTCGCTATTTATCTGTCCCAAACCTGTTTTGGTTCCGGAAAGAGGCACCTGGGAAGCATAACCCTCCAGTGGCCACAAACCAAGAAGGAGTGAAGCTGCGGAAGGGAGCTCAGGGAAGATTCCTTCTCCTCGGGGAGCCCTGGAACAATTGCTCCCTGATCATCAGAGACGCCAACGTGGCAGACAGTGGCACATATGTTTTCCACATAGAAACATACTATAGGAAACACACATTTGAAGACAAGTTACTCTCAGTGAAGGTGACAG ccttgtctcagttaccCAGCATCCAAATCCCAGAAATCTTGGAGTCTGGCAACCCCAGGAACTTGTTCTGTACTGTGGCCTGGGCCTGTGAGCAGGGGACACCCCCCATCTTCTCCTGGAACTCAGCTGCCCTGACCTCTGTGGGCCCCAGAACCCACTTATCCTCAGTGCTCACCATCTCCCCCAGACCCCAGGACCACAGCACCAACCTCACCTGTCAGGTGACCTTCCCCGCAGTTGATGTGACCATTACGAGGACTGTCCAGCTCAACGTCTCCT ATGCTCCACGGAACATGGCCATCACCATCTTCCAAGGAAGCAGCCCAG CCCTCAAGACCCTGGAAAATGCCTCATCTCTTACCGTTCTAGAAGGCCAGTACCTGCGTCTGCATTGCGTTGTGGATAGTAACCCCCCTGCAAGGCTGAGCTGGTTCAGGGGTTTTCCAAGCGCGAACACCTCCCCCATCTCCACTGGATACGCGGAGCTGTCTCAAGTAGTGACCGGGGAAGGAAGCGTGTTCACTTGCGAAGCTCAAAACCATCTGGGCAGCCAGCAGGTTTTTCTGAATGTCTCTATTTATT GGGAGCCAGCgcacaggttagggttaggagctgTCGGGGGAGCTGGCGTGACGGCCCTGCTTGGTCTCTGCATTTTCCTTGTCATCAG AGTGAAGGCCCAGAGGGAGAAAGCTGTTAGGACATTGGAAGGCGTGCATGATGTGAACCTGGACATGCCTTCGGGATCATAC GGGCACCAGCACCCATTTGCAACAAACATCGCTTCAGACCGCCCAGCCCCGGCTGTAGCTGACCGCCTCTCCACAGAGGAAGAGGCGCTCCACTATGCGTCCATCAACTTTGACAGGCTGAAGCGAAAGGACCGGGAGGAGACCGACTACACAGAGATAAGGGCACCCAAATGA
- the LOC142432638 gene encoding sialic acid-binding Ig-like lectin 14 — protein sequence MLMLILLLLLLGTGSLAQNAVFILQVQGPVKVEEGLCVHVPCTVFYPSQDWNDSTPAYGYWFRDRDHVYKDAPVATNNPNRQVQENTRGRFHLLGNPQTHDCSLEIKDAQQRDTGAYFFRLERGPLVKYNFLDNLLYVRSHLLISLLDAPENLTLHAFQGNSPVPEVLNNATSLQVPEGQSLRLVCEADSNPPATLSWSRGSLTLSPSQPLNPGVLELPRVVPGDGGEFTCRAQYLLDSYEVSLSLVVSGISSARPCVSAEQGGTWPLVITLLRGAIMGAGFLLTYAITWIYYTRFRGSQGDKDAKSG from the exons ATGCTGATGCTGATattgctgctgctcctgcttGGGACTG GGTCCCTGGCTCAGAATGCCGTATTCATACTGCAAGTGCAAGGTCCCGTAAAGGTGGAGGAAGGGTTGTGCGTTCATGTGCCCTGCACTGTCTTCTACCCCTCACAAGACTGGAATGACTCTACCCCTGCCTATGGCTACTGGTTCCGTGACAGGGATCATGTGTACAAAGATGCTCCCGTGGCCACAAATAACCCAAATAGACAAGTGCAGGAAAACACCCGGGGCCGATTCCATCTCCTCGGAAATCCCCAGACCCATGACTGCTCACTGGAAATCAAAGATGCGCAGCAAAGGGACACAGGGGCATATTTCTTTAGACTGGAGAGAGGCCCTTTGGTTAAATACAATTTCCTAGATAACCTGCTCTATGTAC GTAGTCATTTATTAATTTCTCTTCTAGATGCTCCGGAGAACTTGACCCTCCATGCCTTTCAGGGAAACAGCCCAG TTCCAGAGGTTTTGAACAATGCCACCTCACTGCAAGTCCCAGAAGGTCAGTCCCTACGTCTGGTCTGTGAGGCTGACAGCAACCCTCCTGCTACGCTGAGCTGGTCCAGAGGGAGCCTAACACTAAGTCCCTCCCAGCCTTTGAATCCAGGGGTCCTGGAGCTTCCCCGCGTGGTACCCGGGGATGGAGGAGAATTCACCTGCCGGGCCCAGTACCTGTTGGACTCTTATGAGGTCTCCCTGAGCCTGGTTGTGTCCG GCATCTCCTCTGCCCGCCCCTGTGTCTCTGCGGAACAGGGTGGCACCTGGCCTCTAGTCATCACCCTGCTCAGGGGGGCCATCATGGGCGCTGGCTTCCTTTTGACCTATGCCATCACTTGGATCTACTACACCAG GTTCAGAGGCTCCCAAGGAGACAAGGATGCAAAGTCTGGCTGA